The following proteins are encoded in a genomic region of Reichenbachiella sp.:
- a CDS encoding RagB/SusD family nutrient uptake outer membrane protein, with product MKKLIQRLTVFVVNLIDLLVDKLKQGAVLLLIALSACNSFLEEIPDNRVSLDDLDKAAQLMTNAYSDASYAFTDWMSDDFTYTIGTTLRPSHQQMYVWDDPFSDPNEQDTPAFFWYQTYTAIAHANEVLNIIDELEIDETDIPYRDAIKGEALLARAYGHFMLVNLFSEDNWILKDGSGLGVPYIETPETEFLVEYERPSVNKTYEEIEDDLKLGLELVDDSFYSNSGKYHFTKNAALAFASRYYLFTGDFIRCLQYSNELLGSNPGAFVRDMTSEEFRAAKSSTTGYPQLYSSPDLPSNLMLMRKISLVQRTDFAYGIDRNDYGSLFASNVFDDVTDERENPAWVKGQNTLFPVRYESLFERSSINSNVGTPYHIALAFRGEEVLLNRVECNIQLGNNDEAIADLQVLSDRRYSGDDVVLTMELLREFYPSSWTDFTILYEYLILERQKEFIAQGMRWFDLKRFQVPVQHLGPDGSVIAELEADDLRKVLQIPTSAQEVGGLERNER from the coding sequence AAGTGCCTGTAATTCTTTTTTAGAAGAAATTCCAGATAATAGAGTTTCTCTGGATGATTTAGATAAGGCGGCACAATTAATGACTAACGCCTATTCTGATGCCAGTTATGCATTTACAGACTGGATGTCTGATGATTTCACCTATACAATCGGCACAACGCTTAGACCGTCACATCAACAAATGTACGTGTGGGATGATCCATTTTCGGATCCTAATGAGCAGGATACTCCAGCTTTTTTCTGGTACCAAACCTATACGGCAATTGCTCATGCCAATGAGGTGCTCAATATTATTGATGAATTGGAAATAGATGAGACTGATATACCTTATCGAGACGCGATCAAAGGAGAGGCATTATTAGCTCGGGCGTATGGTCATTTCATGTTGGTCAATTTATTTAGTGAGGACAATTGGATATTGAAAGACGGGTCAGGATTGGGTGTACCATATATTGAAACTCCAGAGACTGAATTTTTGGTTGAATATGAAAGGCCGTCTGTAAACAAGACGTATGAAGAAATAGAGGATGATCTGAAACTTGGGTTAGAATTAGTTGACGATAGCTTTTATTCAAATAGTGGGAAATATCACTTCACCAAAAATGCCGCATTGGCTTTTGCATCTCGTTATTACTTGTTTACAGGAGACTTCATTAGGTGTCTTCAATATTCAAATGAGTTACTAGGGAGTAATCCTGGTGCTTTTGTTAGAGATATGACTTCGGAAGAGTTTCGAGCAGCAAAATCTTCGACTACAGGGTATCCTCAGTTGTATTCTTCTCCCGATCTACCAAGTAATCTAATGCTTATGCGTAAGATATCCTTGGTTCAACGGACTGACTTTGCCTATGGAATAGATCGAAATGATTATGGAAGTTTGTTTGCATCCAACGTGTTTGATGACGTAACTGATGAGAGAGAAAACCCCGCATGGGTCAAAGGGCAAAATACTTTGTTCCCAGTTCGTTATGAAAGTTTGTTTGAGAGAAGCAGTATAAATTCTAATGTGGGAACACCCTATCATATCGCGCTTGCATTCAGAGGAGAAGAAGTGCTTCTGAATCGTGTGGAATGCAATATCCAATTGGGAAATAATGATGAAGCTATAGCAGATTTACAGGTGTTGTCGGATAGAAGATATTCAGGGGACGATGTAGTGCTAACTATGGAGCTTTTGCGTGAATTTTATCCATCCAGCTGGACAGATTTTACCATACTGTATGAGTATTTGATTTTGGAGCGACAAAAAGAGTTTATTGCACAAGGGATGCGCTGGTTTGATCTGAAGCGTTTTCAAGTGCCTGTTCAGCATTTAGGTCCTGATGGATCTGTGATAGCTGAGTTGGAGGCGGACGACCTACGAAAGGTTTTGCAAATACCAACATCGGCTCAAGAAGTCGGCGGCCTAGAACGTAATGAAAGGTAG
- a CDS encoding substrate import-associated zinc metallohydrolase lipoprotein has protein sequence MKGIFKYIEKIQIEWLVQLRFGLIVLLLVSCLEEDKLDTPVSEVDAPVTDLDKYIDDNFVQEYGIAVRYRYDEKFVDPGQQVAPPKLEVIRPMLDLIDEYWIDVYADVEGGEAYFRRYVPGEIVFLGGLIYNGDGTVTLGTADAGARITFTDVNSIDVNDEEWLLRQLHTVYHEFAHIVHQNDKLPTAFEEISASGYSSAGSWFNVSEEEALIRGFVSPYGTSSPNEDFAEIIAFYMAEADFFDEYITLEENCATAGCEDRNSGRKLILEKLNSIKEHYLKSTGIDLDDLRASALSRL, from the coding sequence ATGAAAGGAATTTTTAAATACATAGAGAAGATTCAAATCGAATGGTTGGTCCAACTACGGTTTGGTTTGATTGTGCTTTTGCTTGTCTCTTGCTTGGAAGAAGATAAACTGGATACACCAGTTTCAGAGGTAGATGCTCCAGTCACGGACTTGGACAAATACATCGATGACAACTTTGTTCAAGAGTATGGGATAGCTGTTCGCTATCGATATGATGAAAAGTTTGTTGATCCTGGACAACAAGTGGCTCCACCTAAATTGGAAGTAATCAGACCAATGTTGGATCTCATTGATGAGTATTGGATAGATGTATACGCCGATGTAGAAGGTGGTGAGGCTTATTTTAGAAGATATGTGCCAGGCGAAATCGTGTTTTTAGGTGGACTGATTTACAATGGAGATGGTACAGTTACTTTAGGAACAGCAGATGCAGGTGCTCGAATTACCTTTACTGATGTCAATTCAATCGATGTTAATGATGAAGAATGGCTTCTGAGACAGCTACATACGGTTTACCATGAATTTGCACATATCGTGCACCAAAACGACAAACTCCCTACGGCTTTTGAAGAAATCTCAGCTTCGGGATATAGTAGTGCGGGGTCGTGGTTTAATGTGAGCGAAGAGGAGGCGTTGATAAGAGGATTTGTTTCACCTTATGGAACAAGCAGCCCAAATGAAGACTTTGCCGAAATTATTGCCTTTTATATGGCGGAGGCAGATTTTTTCGATGAGTATATCACACTCGAGGAGAATTGTGCTACTGCAGGCTGTGAGGATCGAAATTCCGGAAGGAAGTTGATTTTGGAGAAACTAAATTCCATTAAAGAACATTACTTGAAATCCACAGGTATTGATTTGGATGATTTGAGAGCATCCGCTTTATCAAGGTTATGA
- a CDS encoding DUF4302 domain-containing protein, with protein MNRLKGLYIIIIFLVASCSDEIDKITPPAERSEGAISDLQNELTAPANGWVLNYQPTPESGIFYILLDFEEDGTVHIESDVPGDDDYFFDQTIAYRLDTKLSLELIFETYGVFHFLFEQNASSFGAEFEFYYVGKEGNNLQFASKSDNSGDATVISLVPASANAGDVFSRDLSENMLAYDTISSLFAGTTQQIALSDQNVSVFWSVNLDQRSINLRSAAVGLTNAEIVSNDNSVLLDQTSGYGFFDGKLVLSNPFSFSLAGKSYSFSEMSLTNFSETGDPMCSGGATMSPVYTGSATGLGNATMYKTLFDIKGLDFQPMEDSPYSVNVFFVADADGFSLSQSGSINEYFPSATGFAFNYGYLDSDSAYYSCSVDSLVQPEYATGLYYEDDNGNSRIALRKFDVLSATENKVEIQFTSNADPADDYYPCDLTTEERDNLESITDEIFGTGGGEVYSLYYPVPSQPDLTVFSLYNPCNNYEFLLVQ; from the coding sequence ATGAATCGATTGAAAGGACTTTATATCATCATTATTTTTCTTGTTGCTTCTTGCAGTGACGAGATAGATAAAATCACTCCGCCGGCCGAGAGAAGTGAGGGGGCTATTAGCGATCTGCAGAATGAACTTACAGCTCCTGCCAATGGCTGGGTGTTAAATTATCAACCAACCCCTGAGTCGGGTATATTTTATATTCTTTTAGATTTTGAAGAAGATGGTACTGTGCATATAGAATCAGATGTGCCTGGGGACGATGATTATTTCTTTGACCAAACCATTGCCTATCGTTTGGATACAAAACTGAGCTTAGAGTTAATTTTTGAGACATACGGCGTTTTTCACTTTCTGTTTGAACAGAACGCATCCAGTTTTGGAGCTGAATTTGAATTTTACTATGTAGGGAAGGAGGGCAACAACTTACAGTTTGCAAGTAAGTCTGACAATTCTGGAGATGCGACGGTGATATCCTTAGTTCCAGCTTCAGCGAATGCCGGTGATGTATTTTCCAGAGACCTGTCGGAAAATATGTTGGCCTATGATACCATCAGTTCACTGTTTGCGGGTACCACTCAGCAAATTGCGCTTTCAGATCAAAATGTGTCTGTCTTTTGGAGCGTAAACCTTGATCAAAGAAGCATCAACCTACGAAGTGCAGCAGTTGGTTTGACCAATGCTGAAATTGTTTCCAATGATAATTCTGTATTGTTAGATCAAACCTCTGGCTATGGTTTTTTTGATGGCAAGTTGGTACTATCGAATCCTTTCAGTTTTAGCTTGGCAGGGAAGAGCTACAGTTTTTCAGAAATGAGCCTGACTAATTTTTCAGAAACTGGAGATCCTATGTGTTCAGGAGGTGCTACAATGTCTCCGGTATATACAGGCTCGGCTACCGGACTGGGTAATGCGACGATGTACAAAACTTTATTTGATATTAAGGGCTTGGATTTTCAACCTATGGAAGATAGCCCTTACAGTGTTAATGTTTTTTTTGTAGCTGATGCAGATGGATTTTCTTTATCTCAAAGTGGTTCTATCAATGAGTATTTTCCTTCGGCAACGGGATTTGCTTTTAATTATGGATACTTAGATAGTGATAGTGCTTATTATTCATGCAGTGTTGACTCCTTGGTACAACCTGAGTATGCTACTGGTCTTTATTATGAAGATGACAACGGCAATTCGAGAATAGCACTAAGGAAATTTGATGTGCTTAGCGCAACGGAGAACAAAGTCGAGATTCAATTTACTTCTAACGCTGATCCTGCTGATGATTATTACCCCTGTGATCTTACTACAGAAGAAAGAGATAATCTGGAGTCTATTACAGACGAGATATTTGGAACTGGTGGAGGAGAGGTTTATTCACTCTATTATCCTGTGCCTTCTCAACCAGATTTAACTGTATTTTCGCTATATAATCCTTGTAATAATTACGAATTCTTACTGGTACAATAG
- a CDS encoding tetratricopeptide repeat-containing sensor histidine kinase, which produces MRLLLLLSFFAGIGTTMSVAQSTPALSKIDSLKSLSITSSDSTLVDIYNQISWGYRNIDIDSSIHFAQQALWLSREMSYLNGINHSLNYLGIAYRNRSNYSKALELFFEALKSSEYSKDLQEISYTLINIGNIYIFQTNYQGAIDYFQRALENAKIINDGNIMAYCYLNIGRSLVGLEQYSKAEEYYRQAQELRTKMNDLEGMVISNVDMAELYIKTNLPDKALSLLTENLINVKRLNHTSTLSLSYINIARCHIMKNNTVKAKAFIQKSMTLNEAHGLKSNQSQALQLLSEISEKSNNYNQALNYFKLYVATKDSIFNEENTRKIESLHAQYQTEKAEVETKYLREQTRLNQVIIERQRAIITLAVVACLLFLTVAIIAFWSSNERKKLNAQIEDQKERAYKHNNDLIDINNEKNNLIRILSHDLRAPINNIKGLTEIHQSEHQEFGASENHTLNLIKSESDRILSMISKILNVEALSTTPKTANKERVNIVKVMNDTITSFNSTARAKNITIKGEISEKACIILGDDIHLHQVLENLVSNAVKFSNPDTTITLQLNVVGKSVQLSVQDQGPGLTEDDKNKIFKKFQTLSAKPTANEVSTGLGLSIVKKYVEQMNGKIWYESELGEGTKFTVQFELA; this is translated from the coding sequence ATGAGACTTTTACTTTTACTGTCTTTCTTTGCTGGGATCGGTACGACAATGAGTGTAGCACAATCAACGCCAGCACTTTCCAAAATTGACAGTTTAAAATCGCTATCCATTACTTCATCGGACAGTACGCTTGTTGATATTTATAATCAAATCAGTTGGGGTTATCGAAACATCGACATTGACTCCTCTATTCATTTTGCACAGCAGGCGCTCTGGCTTTCACGCGAAATGAGTTACCTCAATGGAATTAACCACAGCCTCAATTACCTTGGGATTGCCTACAGGAATCGAAGTAATTATTCGAAGGCACTAGAATTGTTTTTTGAAGCCTTAAAATCATCTGAATACTCAAAAGATTTACAGGAGATCAGTTATACCCTTATCAATATTGGTAACATCTATATTTTTCAAACCAACTACCAAGGAGCCATAGACTATTTCCAACGTGCGTTGGAGAATGCCAAAATCATCAACGACGGCAACATCATGGCTTATTGTTATTTGAACATCGGCCGATCACTTGTTGGACTTGAACAATATTCAAAAGCCGAGGAATACTACAGACAGGCTCAAGAGCTTCGTACAAAAATGAACGACTTGGAGGGTATGGTTATCTCAAATGTGGATATGGCCGAGTTATACATTAAAACCAACCTTCCTGATAAGGCTCTAAGTCTTTTGACTGAAAACTTAATTAATGTCAAAAGACTCAATCATACCAGCACATTGAGTCTCAGCTATATCAATATAGCCCGCTGCCACATAATGAAAAATAACACTGTAAAAGCGAAAGCATTTATTCAAAAAAGCATGACACTCAATGAGGCTCATGGCTTGAAAAGCAATCAGTCGCAGGCGCTCCAGTTGTTATCCGAGATCTCAGAAAAATCAAACAACTACAATCAAGCTTTAAATTATTTCAAGCTTTATGTAGCAACCAAGGATTCCATCTTCAATGAAGAAAATACTAGAAAAATAGAATCTCTACATGCTCAATATCAAACTGAAAAAGCGGAGGTAGAAACCAAATACCTTAGAGAACAAACTCGATTGAACCAGGTGATTATTGAACGACAGCGAGCGATAATCACCCTGGCTGTTGTGGCCTGCCTTCTGTTCCTAACGGTAGCTATTATTGCTTTTTGGTCTAGCAATGAACGCAAAAAGCTTAATGCTCAGATTGAGGATCAAAAAGAAAGAGCCTACAAACACAACAATGATCTCATAGACATCAACAATGAGAAAAACAATTTGATTAGGATACTATCTCATGATTTGCGTGCTCCAATTAACAATATCAAAGGACTTACCGAAATTCACCAATCCGAACATCAAGAATTTGGTGCATCAGAAAACCACACACTCAATCTAATTAAGAGTGAATCTGATCGAATCCTTTCGATGATCAGTAAAATATTGAACGTAGAAGCTTTGAGCACAACGCCTAAAACTGCCAATAAGGAGCGGGTGAACATTGTTAAGGTAATGAATGACACAATCACTAGTTTCAATTCTACCGCTCGGGCTAAAAATATAACTATCAAAGGCGAAATCAGTGAAAAGGCATGTATCATCCTAGGCGATGATATTCACCTGCATCAGGTACTTGAAAATTTAGTTTCAAATGCGGTGAAGTTTTCCAACCCTGACACAACCATAACTTTGCAACTGAACGTAGTGGGTAAATCTGTGCAGTTAAGCGTACAAGACCAGGGACCCGGCTTAACAGAAGATGATAAAAACAAAATTTTCAAGAAGTTTCAAACCTTAAGCGCGAAACCCACAGCGAATGAAGTATCTACTGGATTAGGACTTTCTATTGTCAAAAAATACGTAGAACAGATGAATGGAAAAATCTGGTACGAAAGTGAACTAGGAGAAGGAACTAAATTCACTGTACAATTCGAATTGGCTTAA
- a CDS encoding aminotransferase class V-fold PLP-dependent enzyme: MNFDEIRKNVVGCGQSFDTPFGSFDMLYADWVASGRLYAPIEEAITKKFGPWVANTHSYSNKTGSLMTTAYNQAKQIIREHVNASENDMLVLTGSGMTGGVVRLQQILGLCKHQNTPELEESDRPIVFITHMEHHSHHVSWMETVADVVIVPPGQDLKIDLDLLQAEIDKYADRKLKIGAFTAGSNVTGVITPIHEMAEVMHKNGGYCFVDYAATAPYVAMDMHPKNDLQALDAIYFSPHKFLGGPGACGVMLFNKKIYTGKSCVPGGGNVTWTNPWGEYGFTSNDEAKEDGGTPGFLQAIRAALAIKLKEKMGIANIERREEELVSKAFEKMNQIEGVRIVGEQESKRIGVVSFNIDDIHYNAVVRIMNDRFGVQIRGGWACASTYCHYLFELDQSQSKRLTDGIDSQNLTGKPGWARMSLHPTMTDKQLDYALEAIEYIAKNKQKLKEEYVYDVKTNDFTLQKKAVDNNDKQAAEMFVL; encoded by the coding sequence ATGAATTTCGATGAGATAAGAAAAAATGTCGTTGGCTGCGGCCAATCATTCGACACGCCTTTTGGTAGCTTTGATATGTTATATGCCGACTGGGTAGCTAGTGGTAGATTGTATGCACCTATCGAAGAGGCTATTACTAAAAAATTTGGTCCATGGGTAGCCAACACTCATTCTTATTCCAATAAAACAGGTAGTCTGATGACTACAGCCTATAACCAAGCGAAGCAAATAATAAGAGAACATGTAAATGCTTCTGAAAATGACATGCTCGTGCTCACAGGATCTGGTATGACAGGAGGTGTTGTACGACTTCAGCAAATTCTTGGACTCTGCAAGCATCAAAACACCCCTGAGCTTGAAGAGTCGGATAGGCCGATTGTGTTTATTACCCACATGGAGCATCATTCTCATCATGTCTCATGGATGGAGACTGTGGCGGATGTAGTCATTGTTCCACCCGGACAAGATTTGAAAATAGATCTAGATCTGCTGCAAGCTGAAATAGATAAATATGCTGATCGGAAACTGAAAATAGGAGCCTTTACGGCAGGGTCGAATGTAACTGGTGTAATTACTCCAATTCATGAAATGGCAGAAGTGATGCATAAGAATGGAGGGTATTGTTTTGTAGACTATGCGGCTACTGCTCCGTATGTGGCTATGGATATGCATCCAAAAAATGATCTTCAAGCCCTGGACGCCATATACTTTTCGCCTCATAAGTTTTTAGGCGGGCCTGGTGCATGTGGTGTTATGCTTTTTAACAAAAAGATTTATACAGGTAAATCATGTGTCCCTGGTGGAGGCAACGTAACCTGGACAAACCCATGGGGAGAGTATGGATTTACTTCTAACGACGAAGCCAAAGAAGACGGAGGTACACCAGGATTTCTTCAAGCGATTCGAGCGGCATTAGCGATTAAGCTCAAAGAAAAAATGGGAATCGCTAATATTGAGAGAAGAGAGGAAGAGTTGGTTTCCAAAGCATTTGAAAAGATGAACCAAATCGAAGGTGTTCGAATTGTAGGAGAGCAAGAATCCAAGCGTATTGGCGTGGTGTCATTCAATATTGATGACATACACTACAATGCTGTGGTCAGAATTATGAATGACCGATTTGGAGTTCAAATTAGAGGCGGATGGGCATGCGCTAGTACGTACTGTCATTATTTGTTTGAGCTTGATCAATCACAGTCAAAAAGACTCACCGATGGAATTGATAGTCAAAACCTTACTGGGAAGCCTGGTTGGGCTAGAATGTCTCTACATCCAACCATGACTGATAAGCAATTAGATTATGCATTAGAGGCGATCGAATATATTGCCAAAAACAAGCAAAAGCTAAAAGAGGAGTACGTCTACGATGTAAAGACCAATGATTTCACGTTACAAAAGAAGGCTGTGGACAATAATGATAAGCAAGCAGCAGAAATGTTTGTGCTATAA
- a CDS encoding RNA polymerase sigma factor: MSTATLLDIAMNHSENIIDRAKLGDKGAFNKLVSLWHKRIYNFSLKYFNDHDLATEATQKTFIKVFDHLGQLKEIEKFKSWIYVIALNQCREEDRKFGRLSKMFISSDEVSEVKYKQEQTSSPESDYVKSEMSDIVTEAINELGEEQKAVLIMKEYEGLKFREIAEILNVSENTVKSRLYYGLSHLKKILEKSRAFNESYHDGK; the protein is encoded by the coding sequence ATGAGTACCGCGACATTGCTAGACATTGCGATGAATCATTCGGAGAACATCATTGATCGTGCCAAACTTGGTGACAAGGGAGCATTTAATAAGCTGGTGAGTCTCTGGCACAAGAGAATTTATAATTTTTCTCTTAAATATTTCAATGATCATGATCTGGCAACGGAGGCAACACAAAAAACCTTTATAAAGGTATTTGACCATTTGGGGCAATTGAAAGAAATTGAAAAATTCAAGTCCTGGATATATGTCATTGCTTTGAACCAGTGCCGTGAAGAAGATCGAAAATTCGGCCGATTATCCAAAATGTTTATTTCTTCAGATGAGGTCAGCGAGGTTAAATACAAACAAGAACAAACCAGTAGCCCCGAATCCGATTATGTCAAATCAGAAATGAGCGACATAGTCACCGAAGCAATCAACGAATTGGGTGAAGAGCAAAAAGCGGTTTTGATTATGAAGGAATATGAAGGGTTGAAATTTAGAGAAATCGCAGAAATATTGAACGTTTCAGAAAATACGGTGAAATCAAGATTGTATTACGGATTGAGCCACTTGAAAAAAATATTAGAAAAGAGTAGAGCATTTAATGAATCATACCATGATGGAAAATAA
- a CDS encoding bifunctional 3,4-dihydroxy-2-butanone-4-phosphate synthase/GTP cyclohydrolase II, translated as MLDPVSEAIEAIKNGEVIIVVDDEDRENEGDFICAAESITPEIVNFMATHGRGLICAPLVEERCDELGLELMVGKNTVLHETPFTVSVDLIGYGCTTGISASDRSKTIKALVDPNIKPEELGKPGHIFPLKAKKGGVLRRAGHTEAAIDLARLAGKFPAGVLVEILNEDGSMARLPQLREVADKFNLKLISIKDLIAYRMEKESLIEREIKVDMPTEWGNFKMTAYKQISTGEHHLALVKGDWDPKEPVMVRVHSSCLTGDIFGSCRCDCGEQLHNAMTMVEKEGKGVIVYMNQEGRGIGLLNKLKAYKLQEEGLDTVEANEKLGFQGDHRDYGVGAQILHDLGVEKIKLITNNPTKRVGLMGYGLEIVENIPIEVDPNVHNKKYLETKRDKMGHSILRNG; from the coding sequence ATGCTAGACCCTGTATCAGAAGCGATTGAGGCTATAAAAAATGGAGAGGTAATCATCGTTGTAGATGATGAGGACAGAGAAAACGAAGGAGATTTTATCTGTGCAGCAGAGAGCATCACCCCTGAAATTGTCAATTTCATGGCCACGCATGGTAGAGGACTAATTTGCGCGCCTTTGGTAGAAGAAAGATGCGATGAATTGGGCCTTGAACTGATGGTAGGCAAAAACACCGTCCTCCACGAAACTCCCTTTACCGTATCAGTAGACTTAATTGGCTACGGCTGTACTACAGGAATTTCTGCAAGTGATCGGTCTAAAACAATCAAAGCTTTGGTTGATCCAAACATAAAGCCTGAAGAATTAGGGAAACCTGGCCATATCTTTCCACTGAAGGCTAAAAAGGGTGGTGTACTTCGTAGGGCTGGGCACACCGAAGCAGCCATTGATTTGGCAAGATTAGCTGGTAAATTTCCAGCTGGTGTGTTGGTTGAAATTCTAAATGAGGATGGTAGCATGGCTCGTCTTCCGCAATTACGTGAAGTTGCCGATAAATTCAACCTTAAACTCATCTCCATTAAAGATTTGATTGCTTATCGAATGGAGAAAGAATCTTTGATCGAAAGGGAAATCAAAGTAGATATGCCAACTGAGTGGGGTAACTTCAAGATGACTGCCTACAAGCAAATCAGTACTGGAGAACACCACCTAGCCTTGGTAAAAGGTGATTGGGATCCTAAAGAACCAGTCATGGTCCGTGTACATTCTTCTTGTTTGACTGGAGATATTTTCGGATCGTGTCGATGCGATTGTGGAGAACAATTGCACAACGCTATGACCATGGTAGAAAAAGAGGGCAAAGGTGTCATAGTCTATATGAATCAAGAAGGAAGAGGTATTGGCTTATTAAACAAGTTGAAAGCCTATAAGCTTCAAGAGGAAGGATTGGATACTGTAGAGGCTAATGAAAAATTAGGTTTTCAGGGAGATCATAGAGACTATGGTGTTGGTGCTCAGATTCTACATGATCTTGGAGTAGAAAAAATCAAACTAATTACTAACAATCCAACAAAAAGAGTGGGATTGATGGGATATGGCCTGGAAATTGTAGAAAATATTCCTATTGAAGTGGACCCCAACGTTCACAACAAAAAATATCTCGAAACTAAGCGAGATAAAATGGGTCATAGTATATTAAGGAATGGTTAA